In Cytobacillus oceanisediminis, the following proteins share a genomic window:
- a CDS encoding DUF4931 domain-containing protein, with protein MSHTHLHFNTGIGVQKPNSIRNKDIRCPFCAREELTDIIAVEDSIILLKNKFPVLENSYQTVLIETDQCDGELSIYPEEHLVRLISFGLKHWLQMEESGEYESVLFFKNHGPLSGGSIAHPHMQIVGLRNIDYKEKIQAEDFEGLLIHEESNTMFNLSTSPRIGFYEFNVKLADQDDIPYFAKCIQAAAHYILNAFPFPSNSYNLFFYKLGRDIYAKVVPRYITTPIFIGYSIPQVPNNLEWMRDDIKVRYFSGEFKARP; from the coding sequence ATGTCACATACACATTTGCATTTTAATACGGGAATTGGGGTCCAAAAGCCTAATAGCATTCGGAATAAGGATATAAGATGCCCTTTTTGTGCAAGGGAGGAGCTGACGGATATCATCGCCGTTGAGGATTCAATCATTTTGCTGAAAAATAAGTTTCCTGTTCTTGAAAACTCCTATCAGACCGTGCTGATTGAAACGGATCAATGTGACGGTGAGCTGTCCATTTATCCTGAGGAGCATTTGGTCAGGCTGATTTCATTTGGGTTAAAACATTGGCTTCAGATGGAAGAGAGCGGAGAATATGAGTCTGTTTTATTTTTCAAAAACCACGGCCCATTATCCGGTGGGAGTATCGCCCATCCGCATATGCAAATTGTCGGATTGAGAAATATTGATTACAAGGAAAAAATCCAGGCAGAGGACTTTGAAGGTCTCCTTATTCATGAGGAGAGCAATACTATGTTCAATTTATCCACTTCACCGAGAATCGGTTTTTATGAATTCAATGTAAAGCTTGCCGATCAGGATGATATTCCGTACTTTGCAAAATGCATCCAGGCAGCTGCCCATTATATTCTGAATGCCTTTCCTTTTCCAAGCAATAGTTATAATTTGTTTTTCTACAAGCTGGGCAGGGATATTTACGCAAAAGTTGTTCCCCGCTATATTACCACGCCTATTTTTATTGGCTACAGCATCCCTCAGGTTCCTAATAATCTTGAATGGATGAGAGATGATATAAAAGTGAGATATTTCAGCGGGGAGTTTAAAGCCAGGCCTTAA
- a CDS encoding FixH family protein: protein MKKILFSIMASLLVLGGCSQSEEEKPAKNDEVPQIIEAVIQVPETIDPGEEATLAVTVRQGDKAVTDADEVKFEIWQEGQKENGEMAEAKHDSEGKYTADHIFTEEGLYYVQSHVTARSQHTMPMVSVQVGEAKAEDSGTGHEQEGHSHSHGGEVSIELQAPDQIHANEQTALSAMVDNEGEPLADAKVKLEISLNGATPQWVNMSETKPGKYTADHQFTDAGTYTITTHVEKGDDIHEHTETELTVH, encoded by the coding sequence TTGAAAAAGATATTATTCAGCATAATGGCGAGCTTGCTTGTTCTTGGCGGATGCAGCCAATCAGAAGAAGAAAAGCCTGCAAAAAACGACGAAGTGCCGCAAATCATTGAAGCCGTCATCCAGGTGCCTGAAACCATTGATCCTGGTGAGGAGGCAACCCTTGCGGTCACTGTCAGACAAGGCGATAAGGCCGTAACCGATGCGGATGAGGTGAAATTTGAAATATGGCAGGAAGGACAAAAAGAAAACGGTGAAATGGCAGAGGCAAAGCACGACTCAGAGGGGAAATATACCGCTGATCATATATTTACAGAAGAAGGCCTCTACTATGTTCAGTCCCATGTAACGGCAAGAAGCCAGCATACAATGCCAATGGTTTCCGTACAAGTTGGCGAGGCAAAAGCGGAGGACTCAGGAACGGGGCATGAACAAGAAGGCCACTCTCACAGCCATGGCGGAGAGGTATCCATTGAGCTGCAGGCACCTGACCAAATCCATGCAAACGAACAAACAGCTTTATCTGCCATGGTTGATAATGAAGGGGAACCGCTGGCGGATGCTAAAGTAAAGCTTGAAATCTCACTTAATGGCGCAACGCCTCAATGGGTAAACATGTCTGAAACAAAACCGGGCAAATACACTGCCGACCATCAGTTTACAGATGCGGGCACATACACCATCACGACCCATGTTGAAAAAGGCGACGATATTCACGAGCACACAGAAACTGAATTAACGGTGCATTAA
- the spoIIP gene encoding stage II sporulation protein P — MNFKLRVHSIFFYINSWLFSICAAVALAGIVALYPAAFSSSHMNVLLKDIKADQLFIHILKAENHYFHKEVPAESYSLSGTLFKLATNTQPKDIRTFLGRELPGFSIFDTGIAVAGEGTDFTNLPVESAPPLEVLLKEKELAMNNGQSEDNTAPPVIPEKKGVLIYHSHSWESFAPLLKDVKDTDEAVSPNEQVNVIAVGKKLSEELARKGIGAEHDKTNIASELKKKGWNWENSYAMSRETVQSAMTENKDVKFLIDIHRDSLPRGKTTAVIGQEPYARLFFVVGKEHKNYEQNLKVATELHKALEAKYKGISRGVFVKGKSEGNGIYNQDLSERALLLEFGGVENNLDELNNSIKAFADVFSDYYWKAEPVNAEN, encoded by the coding sequence ATGAACTTTAAATTAAGAGTCCATTCTATTTTCTTTTATATAAACAGCTGGCTTTTCAGTATTTGTGCAGCAGTGGCGCTCGCTGGGATTGTTGCGCTTTATCCGGCTGCCTTCTCTTCGTCACATATGAATGTGCTGCTTAAGGACATTAAAGCCGACCAGCTCTTCATTCACATTTTGAAAGCTGAGAATCATTATTTTCACAAGGAAGTTCCTGCTGAAAGCTACTCCCTATCCGGAACCCTATTTAAGCTGGCAACCAACACACAGCCGAAGGATATCAGAACGTTCCTTGGCCGGGAGCTGCCTGGTTTTTCGATCTTTGACACTGGTATTGCCGTTGCCGGAGAGGGTACCGATTTTACCAACCTGCCAGTGGAATCTGCCCCTCCCCTTGAAGTTCTTTTAAAAGAGAAAGAACTTGCTATGAATAACGGTCAAAGTGAAGATAATACGGCTCCTCCAGTTATTCCGGAAAAAAAAGGGGTCCTCATTTACCATTCCCACAGCTGGGAATCGTTCGCTCCGCTATTGAAAGATGTAAAGGATACAGATGAGGCCGTTAGTCCAAATGAGCAGGTTAATGTTATTGCTGTCGGGAAAAAGCTTAGTGAAGAGCTGGCGAGAAAAGGCATTGGTGCTGAGCATGATAAAACCAATATTGCCTCAGAACTGAAAAAGAAGGGCTGGAACTGGGAAAATTCCTATGCCATGTCCAGAGAGACTGTACAATCCGCCATGACAGAGAATAAGGATGTTAAATTCCTAATTGATATCCATAGGGATTCGCTGCCCCGAGGGAAAACAACCGCAGTAATTGGCCAGGAACCATACGCTCGACTGTTTTTTGTCGTCGGCAAAGAGCACAAAAACTATGAACAGAACTTAAAAGTGGCTACCGAGCTCCATAAAGCACTGGAAGCAAAATATAAGGGAATAAGCAGGGGAGTATTTGTTAAAGGAAAAAGTGAAGGCAACGGGATTTACAACCAGGATCTTTCCGAGCGGGCCCTTTTGCTGGAATTCGGAGGTGTGGAAAACAACCTGGATGAACTGAATAACTCTATAAAAGCATTTGCTGATGTGTTTAGTGATT